One Nicotiana tabacum cultivar K326 chromosome 23, ASM71507v2, whole genome shotgun sequence genomic window, GTGCTACCGCACCGCCATAGACTGCACGACCACCCAACAAATGAGAGATAGAAAGAAAGAGGCATAGCAATTAACAGGGTCGAGGTTAGTAAGCAATGACAGCAAAGACGTCATCAAAGACCCCGACTCGGTTGAGGCCGCAGGATCGACCGTAGAGGACCTCGACCCCATCCAATTAGATGGCAACGACCACAGCAAGAAAGCATACATCGGCTGCAAACTTCAAGAACCGGGTAATTTTCATGAATTTGTAACTGCTAACACAAACTTGTTTGCTTTTAGCCATGtagatatgccaggtatcccaaaGGAGATATCCACACACAAATTAAACGTCGATCTACTCTACCCCCGGTGAGGCAAGTTTGATGAAAGTTCAACTCCGCAATCAATGATGCAGTGCGCGAAGAAGTATAAAATTATTGGAAAATGGTTCCGTCGGGGAGTCGaagtacccccaatgggtcgccaacgtgGTCGTGGTAAAAACGAAGAAGGGTAAGTGGCGGATGTGTGTAGATTTCACCGAACTGAACAAAGTTTTCCCCAAGGATTCATTCCCACTACCTCATATCGACCTGCTCATCGACGCAACAACCGAGCACGAGCTACTAagtttcttggatgcctactcgggCTACAACCAGATCCTTATGGAGGAAGAGGACTAGGAAAGAAAAACGATGGAGGTATACATCGAAAAAACGATGGAGGTATACATCGATGACATACTGGTCAGAtccagaaggaaagaaaatcacatCGACCACTTAAAAGAAGCCTTTGGTATACTCAGGAAATACGGCATGAAAttgaaccccgaaaaatgtgtATTCAGCATGGCCTCAGGGAAATTCTTGGGTTTCCTAGTGTCCTAGAGGGgtatcgagatcaatcccgaccaaatcaaggccatcgacaGGATACCAGAGAGCTTGACAACCAAAAAGCAGGCCCAGAAGCTGACTGGCCGTATCGCCGCCCTTTCAAGGTTCATCTCACGATTCTCCGATAGGTGCCAATAGTTCTTCGGCGTACTCAAAAAGGAAAACGGCCTCCAATGGACCGCTGAGTGCGTCCAAGCCCTGAAGGAATTAAAGGTGTACTTGTCCTCGCCACTGTTTCTCTCAAAACCAGAACTAGGACAGTCCCTCCTCGTCTACCTCGTCGTGTCCGAAGTAATTGTGAGCGCAGTCTTGGTCCAAGAAAATAAAGGTATGCAATtttcatctattacattagcaagtCACTAGTCGACACCGAGACCAGGTACCCCCATCTTGAAAAATTAGCTCTGGACTTAGTCaaagcttcacgaaagcttagacgtATTTCTAATGCCATCCCATCTCGGTCGTCACAACTTTCCCCTTAAGAAGCATtttacacaaacccgaactatcgggcagattggccaaatgggctatcGAACTAAGCAAGCACGATATTACCTATCGACCGCAAATGACGATAAAGTCACAAGTCCTCGCCGACTTCCGTGCGCAAATAATGCCTGAAGTAGAATAGGAAGCTGCCCACGCTTCTTCCCCAACACAAGACCTCTGGGTCCTGTACACCGACGACGCATCTAACGCGTCGGGGTCCGggctgggactcgtactcgaagttCCAATAGGCGAAGTGATTCTCCAATCTATAAGGTGCCCGaacatgactaacaacgaggccgagtataaggccgtaattgcaggattAAGATTAACACTCAAATACGGGGCGAATCGGCTAAGGTTGCGCTGCGATTCTCAGCTCGTGGTCAACCAAGTCATAGGGACTTTTCAAATCAAGGAGTAGAGGTTACAAAAATACCAGACCAAAATCTGCAAACTACTACCCGAGTTCGACGAATGTCAGCTCAACCATATTCCCCGGGCACAGAATATCGAGGCGGACGACCTCGCCAAATTAGTTGCAACCACCAAAAACATTACAACCGGAGACCAAAATGTGGTCCACCTTCTCAACTCATCGATAGGCCAAATCGTGGTAAGAACCAAAACCTTACTTGGGAATGGCGCAACCGTATTATTACATATTTGCAGGATGGCATACTCCCTAACGATAAAAAAGATGCCAAGAAGCTGTGAATGCAAGCGGTCAGATACAACATCGTTCACAACGACTTGTACAAAAGGACATATGGCGGCCCTCTGGCGGAATACTTAGGCCCAAATCAGATGCGACGCTTCCTTGAAGAAGTACACGAAGGCCACTGTGGAGCTCACTCCGAGAATCGAGCTTTGGTCAGGTATAGGCCAAAATCAGTCCCTAGGAAATTTAGCGTAATATGGCATTAAGGAAAGAGTCGGTCGAGCTCGCCCAGGATGCAGCAAAGTCATTGGCCGAGGTGCCGACATGAGTCGTAATCGAGACGTCGATAGGAGTCTTAGTCGAAATGTCAACAAGGTCGAGGTTGATATTGGATATTGATGATAAGACTTGTAACGGCTAATTTGTCAAGATAGGATATTAAGAGgaaatattctagtgaatataCCCTTCATTTTGTACTATAAAGGTTTCCTAGTGAAAGACCCCATATATATAGAAATAAGAGATAATGGTAGAGGCATGTAATATTCATTTTGATAAGAACACTTTAGAGAAGAAGATTCTCTCTCTTTTGAAAGAATACCAAGACTACCTTTTGATAAAAattcttgttcatattattcCCCACCTTTCCACCTCCAAGGATTGTTCATACAAATCTTGGACCTATCGGTCACTTATCATTGTCAGGAGAAACATTCATTTAACCAATCCATTATTtggtgaatcattctccttatttacttaaatgtcatttattgtcatttattgttagTTATATCTCCATCAATGTTCATGCTTTAAGAATATTCTGCGCCTGTTGTCATCAACTATTTACGGGATTTGTCCCACCTACTGTATGTTTTAGATATTAGTATctagaattattattattaactagatttaaccccttactatataaattaaatagtttaaccgaaaatataaattaaatagtTTAACCGAAAAttatactccctccattttaatttatgtgaacttatttcttttttagtccgtgccaaaaagaatgactactttccctatttggaaataatttatctttatgcaatgatttatagccacacaatatatatgtgcttcattttaTACCACACGTTCAAAAGACTTCCCACTTTTTTTAAACTCCGTGTCCAATCAAATGAgttcatataaattaaaatagatgGAGTACTATTTTTTGTCACATAGTAATCTAATATGCAAAGTCATATTTGTGCGAGACATTTCTTAATTTGACTAGTAGACTGGTTGAGATCCCGCTTTTCGAGTAGCTAaccaaaaattgagaaaaaatgtTACTTTAAAAAATTTTCGGTTTTGCTTAGATGATATACTCTCCTTTttaatttgtttcaaaataaatgacataattttaaatttaaaaataatttaattttaaattttttattttacccattttaacTTTAacgagaaacttttataacaatATAAAGGTCATGGCCCCGCAAATTTTTTTACCCCTTTTAAgatcacaaattttaaaagtcttatATTAATTTCTTAAATTCCGTTTCTCGTCAAACTATCCTGTTTAAATTGAAATGGGAAGAGTAATGATTCTATTGAAGTTACCATTACTGATTAATTTAAAAGGTCTATTTGAGAAGAGGTAAAGGATAGTATTACGCTGTACCATACTATCATTAGCACataatgcaaacaaacaacatgtGAAGATGTTCCTCTTTTTTCTACAAAGTCTAAATCCcctctcttccttttttttcacaTATTCATCTAACCATGAAAACAAAAACTTACACAAAAAAGCTATGAACCTTTTTATGGGAATAAACAGAGCTTCAACTTCCAAGCAAGTATTCTTAATCTGTGATTAATCACACCCACGTGGAGCAAACCCTAACCTCGAACCCGCAAGATCAAACACGACCCGGAAACCCTGCTGCTGAATATTACCAATTATAGACAACCTGCTTGCCGTACCCGCAAATCCAAAGCAGAATCTCCCTTCACTACTCACCGGAATCAAGTAATTCGATGCTGGCAATGCCACGTCAGCATCCTTAAAATGTAACACCAACGTTGGAACCTTCACTTCGGTTTTACCCGACAAATCATAACACGTGTCGAACAATGAGTAATTCGGCGCTCTCTTCAGATTTTTAGTACCTAAGCTGAAAGCATCCCTCAGCGCCACGTAAGCGGGTCGGGTCAGCCGGGTCACTGACGTACCCGAATCAACAATGACCCCACCGTCACCGTTAGCACCGAGCTTGAACAACTCCGATGTAATCAAAGGAACCCTAGTACCTCCGACGCTGATTCCGGTGAGCTCCACGTAGTAAAATGTGTTTAGTTTTTGGTTGGTTAAAAGAGGCGTAAAAATGGTATTTCGAGTAACTGCTGATTCGCCGAAAATGAGATAAGACGGTTTAGGAGAACCGGTCCGGTCGACTAAGCAGTATGAGAATTTATTACCGAACCGGCTACCGGCTTGACCCGGAAATGAAAGTTTCCCTTTCCCTAAACCCAACAAACCAGCAGCTCCGATGAACAAACCTTCGTTATCATGGCCGCAACCAAATGCTATATCGCTGACACGTGTCTTTCTGAACGTTAAAGTTTCAGTTGAGAATTCGCCGACGGTGAATGAACCGTCGCCGTAGGAGACTTGGTAAAGGCATTTGTTTTTGTTGTTACAGCCGGGCGAGTCAAGCCGGCGACACAAAGGAGAATCACAGGAGAGCCCAGTAAATGAGGATGATTTACTCGGGTCGAATACCGGGTCGGACTGATTATAACATTGTCTGCATGGCAAGCATTGGATCCAAACAACGTCGCTACCAGTGTCTAAAACCAGGTAAGCATACTTAGGTGGAGTACCAATGCCTATGCGTGTAAAGTACTCGCCGCTACCCTGAGCAAGACCAGAGATGACGGAGCTGCTGAAGTCTTTAACGGTGGCATTAGCGTTAGCAGCCGCTTCAGCGAGTTTAGAGAGGAGTTCGGCTCTAACGGCGTCACGTTGAAGACGGAGTTTGAATAATGCATGTGGTGTGGTGTTGAATAAGGATGTATAAGGAGTGATTAAGTCTACGTGGTGTAATTGTACAGCAAGGGTATTTTGGGAATTTAGGGGTTGAAAGTCGTAGGAATCTTGAGTGGCCCATGAGAGGGATTGAGGTTCAGGGAGAGAGCGTAGGGTAAGTGTTTGATATTGAAGAGAAACAGATGATACAGAAATGGAAAGGGTGAACAAAGTGAAGAGAAATGGAATTGAAATGAGTTTCCCTTCCATTGTAGAGAGGGATGAAATGAAAAAGTgggtagagaaaagagagagtgagAGTAAGTGAGGTGAACATTGGGAGTATAAATAGGTGATAGAGTCGTTGTTTGTTTGTGTGTGAACTTTTGACCTTAAAAGAAAGGGTGCTGGAAATATTGAACGACTGATGGCACTATGTTCCATGCAGGAAAGGACCACATCGATCCCCTACAACAGCCACCTACTCACCCTTTTCACTTTTTGTTCTATATATATGGAATTTGGTGTATACAGAAAAGGATTTTAtagttatatatatacaaaaattttatAAAGGATAGTTCAAGATTTAATATAtagttataaaaaataattttgatctatatatataatattttaactTAGTTCGCAATATAGTACTATATTTTACTCATTTATGTACCTTTTTTTTAAGCAGTATAAAAAtgatttttgtccaaaaaaaatatcaaaagcgTTTTGGACTCAATATGTGACGCCTATGTTGGGAAGCTAGTGCTACTTTATAGTGAATTTGGAAAGTTAAGAAAGATGCCAATGTGTGTGTATTCTTGCTGATATATCCTGATGGATTTTCAATGTCTTGATATTTGGTGACCGAAGAGCATCTGTTATGTGACTGTCTGGTCACATATGGTATGTTGTCTTTACTCTTTAATGTCCAGACATGATGAAACGGTGTTAGAAAAATTGGTTAATTGGTTGTTTGATAGCTCGTGATTCTGACCTTCTGCTTAATTTATGAGCTTTGTTAGTTAGAGTTGTTTGACTTAAAACCACAAATGTCATCACATAATATTATCATGTCTGCTTTTCTTTGAGCTAATGAGCTTTACTTATTGGATGTAATTAagttatataaattattaatgtAAAAATCTTAAATTATTCGTTTAATTTAATATGCTACTCAAGCGGAATTTTGATATATAGATaagctatccaagaattttgATAATCACTGGCATTTCTTAAATATTGACATTGATCAGGAGCACAACCTTTTAAAGGTTAACAACCTTACTTGATCAATCTAcactttctattctctcaaatTGAAGTTAAAGATGCACAATCTGCTTCAATTATTTCGTTCTGCTCACTGTTATAGCTATTCAGTCCACATTAGGCACTGTCTAGAAACAATTGTATACACTACTTTTGATATATTCACCCACCGCATGAACGACCGTGGAGAAAATGACAGCAATGAAAACAAACTTTCCTCTCTAATTATAAAATAAATCTTTAGCAAAATAAGTAATATTTACACAAGAAACTCTACCATCTAGGACCAAATGTACGTAATCTAATATCACATTAACCATATAAAAAGAAATCTAAAAAAATAGAGAGTAAAAGGCCAAACATTTAAACCAGGAAAACGGATTAGAGGGGTTTGAACACTGGTCTCAGGCCCTAACATGATGAAAAACAGGCATGTAATTAGGAAGGCGTGGGTAGGGACTTTGACTTCAATCATGAGGTATTGAAAACTATCCCATTATTGATTAAAATATTTTGGCAAAATGGCCTCCTAGCCACTTAAACTTGCACTCAATTGTTAACCCGATAAATAAACTTACAAATTTTTCATTTGAACACCTCAACTTGGCAGAATGATTACTAATAAACACTTCTAATCGAGAGTGTATATCAATTACATTCACATGTCAAACACGTCATATGCTAGACTATTTATTGCTTGACATATGTTATTTGTGGGTCCTACTTTTAAAATTCATTTATCAAAATTTCAAACACCTCCCCCCCCTAAAAAAAAACCTAGTAAAATACTAGAAAAGCCTCCACCAAACTCCAAATTCAAGAAATTAGTCGGCTTCCttcatcctttttcttcttctcttcttatttctgTTAAATTCAATTAGGGATAGAATTTTTGTCCACCAGAAAACCCCCAATGGCAGCCACTACCACATCTTTTTTAAAAAGTCCCAAATCATAAGAGATAAGTAAAATCACATGTCTTCAGATCGAATCTACCCAAAAAACTCCTAGTTGCTCGCTCTCTCCTCGCTTAAGTTCAAAATTCATAACATTTTTTTACTCAAACCACTCACTATATTTgagaaagaataagaaaaagagaTGGGAAAGATTTGAAAGATAATGAGAAGAACTGGATAAAAAAAGAGATGGACTGGTTGGAGATAAACAGGGAGGGATTACtggtgaaaagaaaaaagagaggagagGCGAGTACTGATGGGAAACAAGGtgctttttcccttttctttttaatttttaaattttttcttttgattttagtattttttttaaatcaaaatgtTGTACTCAGGCGTATTTTCTGCGTGATTTGCATGTATTTTGTACACATTACATATGTCACTTCCATATAAGCATAGTCAACAATCAAACTAATTTAATATTAATCATTCTGTCAAGTTGAGGcgttcaaataaaaaaattatagtaAATTTATTTATCGAGTTGACAATTAGGTGCAAGTTTAAGCGGGAAGGATGCCATTTTTTCAAAATCTTTTATGCAAGAGTTGCAATGTGATGGGATGCCTGCCCTTCGGTACAACCTGTTTGCAAGTTGGGCATGATTGGTAGTTCGACAAACATGTTCAAGTAAATAAGGCACCTAAGGAGTGGTACAAAATCCAAAGgagaagaaacaataacatcaACAGATTTGGCAAACTAAAAAGAGTTAGAATCCTGAAATTCCAGAATAAGTTAAAGCATAGGGAAATGAGAAGATGTTGGGATAGCAGGCCATAGTGATACAATAATAGATGTGGAAGAAGGTTGGCGGGAAACTAGGAGAAAGGCTGCAAACAAAAGTGCCCAGCAAGTACACATTGAACCAACCAAAATGATTACTCGTAATATGTTTAGTCCTTTAAATGTGCCTGATATGCAACTGTTAAGATTAGAAGAAATATATACTGGAGAAAAGGGGCAATGTAGTTATGGGGAGAATGGTTCAAGGGCGCAAACACTATATATATCCCAGTAAATCTAGTGACTTAAAATG contains:
- the LOC107791575 gene encoding aspartyl protease family protein 2-like; protein product: MEGKLISIPFLFTLFTLSISVSSVSLQYQTLTLRSLPEPQSLSWATQDSYDFQPLNSQNTLAVQLHHVDLITPYTSLFNTTPHALFKLRLQRDAVRAELLSKLAEAAANANATVKDFSSSVISGLAQGSGEYFTRIGIGTPPKYAYLVLDTGSDVVWIQCLPCRQCYNQSDPVFDPSKSSSFTGLSCDSPLCRRLDSPGCNNKNKCLYQVSYGDGSFTVGEFSTETLTFRKTRVSDIAFGCGHDNEGLFIGAAGLLGLGKGKLSFPGQAGSRFGNKFSYCLVDRTGSPKPSYLIFGESAVTRNTIFTPLLTNQKLNTFYYVELTGISVGGTRVPLITSELFKLGANGDGGVIVDSGTSVTRLTRPAYVALRDAFSLGTKNLKRAPNYSLFDTCYDLSGKTEVKVPTLVLHFKDADVALPASNYLIPVSSEGRFCFGFAGTASRLSIIGNIQQQGFRVVFDLAGSRLGFAPRGCD